In Kushneria marisflavi, the following are encoded in one genomic region:
- a CDS encoding peroxiredoxin gives MALQLGDTAPDFSQDSTEGVINFHEWLGDSWAILFSHPKDFTPVCTTELGEVARLKSEFDKRNTKAIGLSVDPIEDHHAWKGDIEETQGCGLNFPLLADADRSVSEKYGMIHPNANDTLTVRSVFVIDPKKKVRLTLTYPASAGRNFQEILRVLDSLQLTDNEKVATPVNWRQGDDVIIVPSLSNEEAAKLFPQGWDEKKPYLRMTKLNK, from the coding sequence ATGGCGCTGCAACTTGGCGATACTGCACCGGATTTCTCTCAGGACAGCACAGAGGGAGTCATCAATTTTCACGAGTGGCTGGGTGATAGCTGGGCGATTCTGTTTTCTCACCCCAAGGACTTCACACCGGTGTGCACCACCGAGCTGGGTGAGGTAGCGCGCCTGAAGTCCGAGTTCGACAAGCGCAATACCAAGGCCATTGGCCTATCGGTCGATCCGATTGAAGACCACCACGCCTGGAAGGGTGACATCGAAGAAACCCAGGGTTGCGGGCTCAACTTCCCGCTGCTGGCCGATGCCGATCGCAGTGTCAGCGAAAAGTACGGCATGATTCACCCCAATGCCAACGATACCCTGACGGTCCGTTCGGTCTTTGTCATCGACCCCAAAAAGAAGGTGCGTCTGACCCTGACCTATCCGGCCAGCGCCGGGCGTAACTTCCAGGAAATCCTGCGTGTGCTCGACAGCCTGCAGCTGACCGACAACGAAAAGGTCGCAACGCCGGTCAACTGGCGTCAGGGTGACGACGTCATCATCGTGCCGTCGCTGAGCAATGAAGAAGCCGCCAAGCTCTTCCCGCAGGGCTGGGACGAGAAAAAGCCCTACCTGCGCATGACAAAGCTCAACAAGTAA
- the ntrC gene encoding nitrogen regulation protein NR(I): MSDTARVYIVDDDRAIRWVLERTLAQPDIEVSSFERADQAEEAINRQAPDVLLTDIRMPGVDGLDLMARVRERHADMPVIIMTAHSDLDSAVASYQGGAFEYLPKPFDVDDALSLVRRAVAHARERQAPARVPEGIQAEIIGEAPAMQEVFRAIGRLSHSHITVMINGESGTGKERVARALHQHSPRGHQPFIALNMAAIPRDLMESELFGHEKGAFTGATAQRRGRFEQADGGTLFLDEIGDMPAETQTRLLRVLADGEFYRVGGHVPVRVDVRIIAATHQHLEKLVEDGRFREDLFHRLNVIRVHLPRLSERREDIPRLARHFLAEAARELSAEPKVLTEAAEQHLSHLPWPGNVRQLENTCRWLTVMASSREVLIDDLPPELRDLESPGEGAGDWRSAFREWADRALAAGHTHLLEEAVPDFERILIETALKHTGGRKGEAAELLGWGRNTLTRKLKVLLPALADSAD, encoded by the coding sequence ATGAGTGATACGGCCCGCGTCTATATCGTGGATGATGATCGCGCCATCCGCTGGGTACTCGAGCGCACGCTCGCTCAGCCCGATATCGAAGTCTCAAGCTTTGAGCGGGCCGATCAGGCCGAGGAGGCCATCAATCGCCAGGCGCCTGACGTGCTGCTCACCGACATTCGCATGCCGGGCGTCGATGGCCTCGATCTGATGGCGCGCGTACGCGAGCGTCACGCCGACATGCCGGTGATCATCATGACCGCGCACTCGGATCTCGACAGTGCCGTGGCCTCCTATCAGGGCGGTGCGTTCGAGTATCTGCCCAAGCCCTTTGATGTCGACGATGCGCTCTCACTGGTGCGCCGCGCCGTGGCTCACGCCCGCGAGCGTCAGGCGCCGGCTCGTGTGCCCGAAGGCATTCAGGCCGAGATCATCGGTGAAGCACCCGCCATGCAGGAGGTGTTTCGCGCCATCGGACGGCTGTCGCATTCCCACATCACCGTGATGATCAACGGCGAATCCGGAACCGGCAAGGAGCGGGTGGCCCGCGCCCTGCACCAGCACAGCCCGCGTGGGCATCAGCCCTTTATTGCCTTGAACATGGCCGCCATTCCGCGCGATCTCATGGAGTCGGAGCTTTTCGGTCACGAAAAGGGCGCCTTTACCGGGGCCACTGCCCAAAGGCGCGGACGCTTCGAGCAGGCCGATGGTGGCACGCTCTTTCTCGACGAGATCGGCGACATGCCGGCCGAAACCCAGACGCGGCTGTTGCGCGTGCTGGCCGATGGCGAGTTTTACCGGGTCGGCGGGCATGTGCCGGTGCGCGTGGATGTGCGCATTATCGCCGCGACTCACCAGCATCTGGAAAAGCTGGTCGAGGACGGGCGCTTTCGCGAAGACCTCTTTCACCGCCTCAATGTGATACGCGTGCATCTGCCCCGGCTTTCCGAGCGGCGCGAAGACATCCCGCGGCTGGCTCGCCACTTTCTGGCCGAGGCGGCCCGCGAACTTTCCGCCGAGCCCAAGGTGCTCACCGAGGCGGCCGAACAGCATCTCTCGCATCTGCCCTGGCCGGGGAACGTCCGTCAGCTGGAAAACACCTGCCGCTGGCTGACCGTCATGGCCTCCAGCCGTGAAGTGCTCATCGATGATCTGCCGCCGGAGCTGCGCGACCTGGAAAGCCCCGGTGAGGGGGCCGGCGACTGGCGCAGTGCCTTTCGCGAATGGGCCGACCGCGCACTGGCGGCCGGCCATACACACCTGCTGGAAGAAGCCGTGCCGGATTTCGAACGCATCCTGATCGAAACCGCCCTCAAGCACACCGGCGGGCGCAAGGGCGAGGCCGCTGAACTGCTGGGCTGGGGACGCAATACCCTGACCCGCAAGCTCAAGGTCCTGCTGCCGGCGCTGGCCGACAGCGCCGACTAG
- the glnL gene encoding nitrogen regulation protein NR(II), with translation MYQRLLEHLTTAVVLLDAQLSVRWLNPAAEALMGLSLSRVQGTSLECLEGEDGRIAAMLLEALRLQHPYTQRETQLVMASGERITVDYTATPLSKTELLLEFEPRDRLMRISREESLIARQEMVKVLTRGLAHEVKNPLGGIRGAAQLLERDLPDESLTEFTRIIIEEADRLRDLVDRMLGPNRPVEQKPINVHEVVERVRALLQAETDTIALVRDYDPSLPLIMGDAGQLIQAVLNVTRNAVQALNENAIEQPTVTLRTRARRQFTLGAERHRLVCEVCVIDNGPGVPETLAESLFYPMISGRAEGSGLGLSIAQSILHQHQGLIECDSRPGHTEFRLLIPLEGFSEPEQDRQEKGDTHE, from the coding sequence ATGTATCAACGCCTGCTGGAACATCTCACCACGGCTGTGGTGCTGCTGGACGCGCAATTGAGCGTTCGCTGGCTTAATCCGGCTGCGGAAGCCCTGATGGGACTGAGCCTTTCACGGGTGCAGGGCACCTCTCTTGAATGTCTGGAAGGTGAAGACGGCCGTATCGCCGCCATGCTGCTCGAGGCGTTGCGGCTTCAACACCCCTATACCCAGCGTGAAACGCAGCTGGTCATGGCAAGCGGGGAGCGCATTACGGTGGACTACACCGCAACGCCGCTGTCGAAAACCGAGCTGCTGCTGGAGTTCGAGCCGCGTGACCGCCTGATGCGCATCTCTCGCGAGGAGTCGCTGATTGCCCGCCAGGAGATGGTCAAGGTCCTGACGCGGGGTCTGGCCCATGAGGTCAAGAACCCGCTGGGCGGTATCCGAGGGGCGGCGCAACTGCTCGAACGTGACCTGCCCGATGAAAGCCTGACCGAGTTCACCCGCATCATCATCGAGGAGGCCGACCGCCTTCGCGATCTGGTCGATCGCATGCTGGGGCCCAATCGGCCAGTCGAGCAAAAGCCCATCAATGTGCACGAGGTGGTCGAGCGGGTGCGTGCCCTGCTGCAGGCCGAGACGGACACCATCGCGCTGGTGCGCGATTACGACCCCAGCCTGCCATTGATCATGGGAGATGCCGGCCAGCTGATTCAGGCGGTGCTCAACGTTACGCGCAACGCCGTACAGGCGCTCAACGAAAACGCCATCGAGCAGCCGACGGTCACGCTGCGGACCCGGGCAAGGCGGCAGTTTACCCTGGGCGCCGAGCGCCACCGGCTGGTGTGTGAGGTCTGCGTGATCGATAACGGCCCGGGCGTGCCCGAGACACTGGCAGAGTCGCTGTTCTACCCGATGATCTCCGGCCGTGCCGAAGGCAGCGGGCTGGGGCTGTCCATCGCCCAGTCGATCCTGCACCAGCATCAGGGGCTGATCGAATGTGACAGCCGCCCCGGCCATACCGAATTTCGTCTTCTGATTCCGCTGGAAGGATTCAGCGAACCCGAACAAGACCGACAAGAGAAGGGAGACACCCATGAGTGA
- a CDS encoding isocitrate lyase/PEP mutase family protein — protein sequence MATPSQHDLRHQFRDLLAREDCFFTASTFDPMSARIAADLGFEVGILGGSVASLQVLAAPDFALITLSEFVEQATRIGRVARLPIIADADHGYGNALNVMRTIVELERAGVAALTIEDTLLPAKYGRKSTDLVPLEEGVGKIRAALEARIDPAMSIFARTNAGVLSVEDATTRAMAYERAGADGICMVGIRDFDHLESIAEHLNIPLMLVTYDNPELRDRERLARAGVRVVVNGHGAYFAAIKATYDCLREQRQIADGQLNASELSTRYSTLEENREWARRYMDVSE from the coding sequence ATGGCTACCCCCTCCCAGCACGATCTGCGCCACCAGTTTCGCGACCTGCTTGCCCGCGAAGACTGCTTCTTTACCGCCTCGACCTTTGATCCCATGTCCGCCCGCATCGCGGCGGATCTCGGCTTTGAAGTCGGCATTCTGGGCGGCTCGGTCGCCTCGCTGCAGGTACTGGCCGCCCCAGATTTTGCCCTGATCACATTGAGCGAGTTCGTGGAACAGGCCACTCGTATCGGTCGGGTAGCGCGTCTGCCGATCATTGCCGATGCCGATCATGGCTATGGCAACGCGCTCAATGTGATGCGCACCATCGTTGAGCTCGAACGTGCCGGTGTTGCGGCGCTGACCATCGAAGACACGCTGCTGCCGGCCAAGTACGGGCGCAAGTCCACCGACCTGGTGCCGCTGGAAGAGGGCGTGGGCAAGATTCGTGCGGCCCTGGAGGCCAGAATCGATCCGGCCATGTCGATCTTTGCCCGTACCAACGCCGGCGTGCTCAGCGTGGAGGACGCTACCACGCGTGCCATGGCCTATGAGCGTGCCGGTGCTGATGGTATCTGCATGGTCGGCATTCGCGATTTCGATCATCTGGAAAGCATTGCCGAGCATCTGAACATTCCCTTGATGCTGGTGACCTACGACAACCCCGAACTGCGCGACCGTGAGCGTTTGGCCCGTGCCGGTGTTCGTGTAGTGGTCAACGGCCATGGCGCCTATTTTGCCGCCATCAAGGCCACCTATGACTGCCTGCGCGAGCAGCGCCAGATCGCCGACGGTCAGCTGAACGCCTCCGAGCTCTCCACGCGTTACTCAACGCTTGAAGAGAACCGCGAATGGGCGCGTCGCTATATGGATGTCAGCGAATAA
- a CDS encoding DUF4124 domain-containing protein, with amino-acid sequence MPGRSCYLLLWTLVVCSLLADVASQARAAVYRHTDAQGNVVWSDRPGGTRAEIRAPRVLSPSSDSSTHQITPATPARFAPYQRVAFKPRSAPVTVEQARRGIPLRLDIVPRLRAGDRVQLTIDGRRHQSPLFSHVLMAMGLKAGRHALVAEVLDSAGAVRQRSGVMTLEILAASTSESDPASPR; translated from the coding sequence GTGCCGGGTCGTTCCTGTTACCTGTTGCTGTGGACACTAGTGGTTTGTTCGCTGCTTGCAGACGTTGCGTCGCAGGCGCGTGCCGCGGTCTATCGCCATACGGACGCCCAGGGCAACGTTGTCTGGAGCGACCGTCCTGGCGGTACGCGGGCCGAAATACGCGCACCGCGCGTGCTGTCGCCTTCCAGTGACTCCAGCACTCATCAGATAACGCCTGCCACACCTGCCCGCTTTGCACCCTATCAGCGTGTGGCTTTCAAGCCGCGTTCGGCCCCCGTAACGGTCGAACAGGCTCGTCGAGGTATCCCCCTGCGCCTTGACATCGTTCCGCGGCTGCGCGCCGGTGATCGGGTGCAGCTGACCATTGATGGCCGGCGTCACCAGTCGCCGCTGTTCAGCCATGTACTGATGGCCATGGGGCTCAAGGCTGGTCGCCATGCGCTGGTGGCCGAGGTGCTCGACAGTGCCGGCGCCGTTCGACAGCGATCAGGGGTCATGACCCTCGAGATATTGGCCGCCTCAACGTCCGAGTCCGATCCCGCTTCCCCACGGTAG
- the ligB gene encoding NAD-dependent DNA ligase LigB, whose product MIGIFTLAGLAMPVLAQEGTCPSAEEIEGRLETLAAQIARWDEAYYQRGERLVPDGVHDQAQTRLTRWRLCLGQPSPTVTLNGGEQRHAIPQTGLNKLPDRAAVHRWMKTLPPGPLWVQPKVDGVAVTLLYDHGVLVEATSRGNGLTGQDWLDGVIGIDGIPEHLEGVSPERVVVQGELYLKRIDHVQRRDGTAGARSRVAGLMQRHNPDEQTRNQIGFFAWALPNGPATLAERHLLLSDWGFMDPQRWSKPVSTIEDVAHWRDYWYRNTLPFASDGVVIKRDVQRPGNVWRNTPPEESAAWKYPAVATLAEVRNVDFSIGRTGRITPVLELEPVMLGDRTIRRVSAGSLGRWQQADIRPGDQVMISLAGLTIPRLDEVVVRNDQRVPLKVPDPERFNALSCLELTEGCHTQFLARLTYLSSRNGLDMHGIGEGTWKRLIDAEMVTSLLDWRDVSRATLRSLRGVGEIRAARWRSAFDQAAQQSLQRLLMALEPAHARFYDSQPKVVFRSADSLNHIVFMRSLKSADWQAMPGLNSADAATLMAFWHDETVEALLDKWFDKTVPWTREDDAEGS is encoded by the coding sequence ATGATAGGCATATTTACCCTGGCGGGGTTGGCAATGCCTGTATTGGCGCAGGAAGGAACGTGTCCATCGGCCGAGGAGATCGAGGGGCGTCTTGAGACGCTGGCCGCTCAGATTGCCCGCTGGGATGAAGCCTATTATCAGCGTGGCGAGCGGCTGGTGCCTGACGGTGTTCATGATCAGGCTCAGACACGGCTGACACGCTGGCGCCTTTGTCTGGGACAGCCTTCACCCACGGTTACCCTGAACGGCGGCGAGCAGCGTCATGCCATCCCACAGACCGGGTTGAACAAGCTGCCGGATCGGGCGGCAGTCCATCGCTGGATGAAGACATTACCGCCAGGGCCTCTATGGGTTCAGCCCAAGGTAGACGGCGTGGCGGTGACGCTTTTGTATGACCACGGTGTGCTGGTTGAGGCAACCAGTCGCGGTAACGGCCTGACCGGTCAGGACTGGCTGGACGGTGTTATCGGCATTGATGGCATTCCAGAACATCTTGAAGGCGTATCACCCGAGCGGGTGGTCGTTCAGGGAGAGCTCTATCTCAAGCGTATCGATCATGTGCAGCGTCGTGATGGTACGGCCGGGGCGCGCTCACGTGTCGCCGGTTTGATGCAGCGTCACAATCCGGACGAGCAGACGCGCAATCAGATTGGATTCTTTGCCTGGGCGCTACCCAACGGCCCGGCAACGCTTGCCGAGCGACACCTGCTGCTTTCCGACTGGGGCTTCATGGACCCGCAGCGCTGGAGTAAACCGGTCAGCACCATTGAAGACGTGGCGCACTGGCGAGACTACTGGTATCGAAACACATTGCCCTTTGCCAGCGATGGTGTGGTGATCAAGCGTGATGTCCAGAGACCCGGCAACGTCTGGCGCAATACCCCGCCCGAGGAGAGCGCGGCGTGGAAATACCCTGCGGTCGCTACGCTTGCCGAGGTCCGCAACGTTGATTTCAGCATCGGGCGCACCGGACGCATTACGCCGGTGCTGGAGCTTGAACCGGTGATGCTTGGAGACCGAACGATTCGGCGGGTCAGCGCCGGGTCTCTGGGGCGCTGGCAACAGGCCGATATCCGCCCGGGCGATCAGGTCATGATTTCGCTGGCCGGGCTGACCATTCCGCGGCTTGATGAGGTCGTGGTACGTAACGATCAGCGGGTGCCGCTGAAGGTACCCGATCCCGAAAGGTTCAACGCGCTGAGCTGTCTGGAGTTGACCGAGGGGTGCCACACCCAGTTTCTGGCTCGCCTGACGTATCTGAGCAGCCGTAACGGGCTCGATATGCACGGAATCGGTGAGGGCACCTGGAAACGATTAATTGATGCCGAAATGGTGACGTCCTTGCTCGATTGGCGGGATGTATCGCGCGCTACATTGCGCTCGTTGAGAGGTGTCGGCGAGATTCGCGCCGCTCGATGGCGTAGCGCTTTCGATCAGGCTGCACAGCAATCACTGCAACGATTGCTCATGGCACTGGAGCCCGCTCATGCCCGTTTTTACGACTCTCAACCTAAAGTCGTCTTTCGGTCAGCCGATAGTTTGAACCACATTGTATTCATGCGCTCATTGAAAAGTGCTGACTGGCAGGCGATGCCGGGATTGAACAGCGCCGACGCTGCCACACTGATGGCCTTCTGGCACGACGAGACAGTAGAGGCGCTGCTTGATAAATGGTTCGATAAAACAGTGCCCTGGACACGGGAGGATGATGCGGAGGGTTCGTGA
- the wrbA gene encoding NAD(P)H:quinone oxidoreductase codes for MSRILVLYYSMYGHIETMADAVAEGARSISGTEVTIKRVPETMDEEAFRQAGGKVDQSAAIAEPSELPDYDAIILGTPTRYGNMAGQMRTFLDQTGGLWAKGALRGKLASVFTSTGTGGGEEMTITSSWTTLAHHGMVIVPIGYGVEEQFDISEVSGGTPYGASTLAGGDGSRQPTARELKIARFQGEYVAGFAKKLTA; via the coding sequence ATGTCCCGGATACTGGTGCTGTATTACTCGATGTATGGCCATATCGAAACCATGGCCGACGCGGTGGCAGAAGGTGCACGCTCGATATCGGGCACCGAGGTGACCATCAAGCGCGTGCCTGAAACCATGGATGAGGAAGCCTTCAGACAGGCCGGCGGCAAGGTGGATCAGTCTGCAGCGATTGCCGAGCCGTCGGAGCTTCCCGACTATGACGCGATCATCCTGGGCACGCCGACCCGCTATGGCAACATGGCCGGCCAGATGCGTACCTTTCTGGACCAGACCGGCGGGCTGTGGGCGAAGGGGGCCCTGCGCGGCAAGCTGGCGAGCGTCTTTACCTCCACCGGTACCGGCGGCGGGGAGGAGATGACCATCACCTCGAGCTGGACGACGCTGGCCCATCACGGGATGGTGATCGTGCCGATCGGTTACGGGGTCGAGGAGCAGTTTGATATTTCCGAGGTCAGTGGCGGTACGCCCTATGGTGCCTCGACGCTGGCCGGCGGTGACGGTTCGCGCCAGCCGACCGCGCGCGAGCTGAAAATTGCCCGTTTCCAGGGCGAGTATGTGGCAGGCTTTGCCAAAAAGCTGACGGCGTAG
- the glnA gene encoding glutamate--ammonia ligase has product MSEKTLALIEENDIKWADLRFTDTKGKEQHVTIPARMVDEEFFETGQMFDGSSIGGWKGINESDMILMPQDGTGYIDPFTEDPTIVLRCDIIEPATMQGYERDPRSIAKRAEAYLSSTGLGDTAFFGPEPEFFIFDEVHFKNDMHHSFFRISSEEGAWETDGKFEGGNMGHRPRVKGGYFPVPPVDSFHDIRSAMCSTLEAVGQTVEVHHHEVANAGQNEIGVKFNTLVQKCDEVQTMKYVIHNVAHAYGKTATFMPKPMAGDNGSGMHVHQSFWKDGENMFAGDEYAGLSETALYYIGGVIKHARALNAFTNPSTNSYKRLVPGFEAPVMLAYSARNRSASIRIPYTASPKGKRVETRFPDPMANPYLAFSALLMAGIDGIRNKIHPGEALDKNLYDLPAEEALNVPTVASSLEEALQALKDDHAFLTEGGVFTEEMIEAYIELKMEDVTAVRMVPSPMEYDLYYSL; this is encoded by the coding sequence ATGTCAGAGAAAACGCTTGCCCTGATTGAAGAGAACGACATCAAGTGGGCCGATCTGCGCTTTACCGATACCAAGGGCAAGGAGCAGCACGTCACCATTCCTGCGCGTATGGTCGATGAAGAGTTCTTTGAAACCGGACAGATGTTCGATGGCTCCTCCATCGGCGGCTGGAAGGGCATCAACGAGTCCGACATGATCCTGATGCCCCAGGACGGCACGGGCTATATCGATCCCTTCACCGAAGACCCCACGATCGTGCTGCGCTGCGACATCATCGAGCCGGCCACCATGCAGGGCTACGAGCGTGATCCGCGCTCGATTGCCAAGCGCGCCGAAGCCTACCTGAGCAGCACCGGTCTGGGCGACACCGCCTTTTTCGGCCCCGAGCCCGAGTTCTTCATCTTTGATGAAGTGCACTTCAAGAACGACATGCATCACTCCTTTTTCCGCATCTCTTCCGAAGAGGGTGCATGGGAGACTGACGGCAAGTTCGAAGGTGGCAACATGGGCCACCGTCCGCGCGTCAAGGGCGGCTATTTCCCGGTTCCCCCGGTCGATTCCTTCCATGACATCCGCAGTGCCATGTGCTCGACGCTGGAAGCCGTAGGCCAGACCGTTGAAGTGCATCACCACGAAGTGGCCAACGCCGGTCAGAACGAAATCGGTGTGAAGTTCAACACGCTGGTGCAGAAGTGCGACGAAGTTCAGACCATGAAGTATGTGATCCACAACGTGGCACATGCCTATGGCAAGACGGCGACCTTCATGCCCAAGCCGATGGCTGGCGATAACGGCTCCGGCATGCACGTTCACCAGTCCTTCTGGAAGGACGGCGAAAACATGTTCGCAGGCGATGAATACGCCGGTCTGTCCGAGACTGCGCTGTATTACATCGGAGGTGTCATCAAGCACGCCCGTGCCCTGAACGCCTTCACCAACCCGTCGACCAACTCCTACAAGCGTCTGGTTCCGGGTTTTGAAGCGCCGGTCATGCTGGCCTACAGTGCTCGCAACCGCTCTGCTTCGATCCGTATTCCCTACACGGCAAGCCCGAAGGGCAAGCGTGTCGAGACTCGCTTCCCTGATCCGATGGCCAACCCGTACCTGGCCTTCTCCGCGCTGCTGATGGCCGGTATTGACGGTATACGCAACAAGATTCATCCGGGTGAAGCGCTGGACAAGAACCTGTATGACCTGCCGGCTGAAGAAGCGCTCAACGTGCCTACGGTTGCCTCGAGCCTGGAAGAAGCCCTGCAAGCGCTCAAGGATGACCACGCCTTCCTGACCGAAGGTGGCGTGTTCACCGAAGAGATGATCGAAGCCTACATCGAACTCAAGATGGAAGATGTGACGGCTGTCCGCATGGTGCCAAGCCCCATGGAATACGACCTGTACTACAGCCTCTAA
- the typA gene encoding translational GTPase TypA: MSDTLTSGNIEKLRNIAIIAHVDHGKTTLVDKLLAQSGTLDRKAENQERIMDSNDQEKERGITILAKNTAITWHDYHINIVDTPGHADFGGEVERVMSMVDSVLLLVDAVDGPMPQTRFVTQKAFAQGLKPIVVVNKIDRPGARPDWVIDQIFDLFDNLGATDEQLDFPIIYCSALNGIAGMDPEDLSENMDPMFQAIVDIVEPPTVELDGPFQMQISALDYNSYVGVIGLGRVKRGRVRPNQQVSVISRHGVTRKGKIGQVMTHLGLERVQADEVSAGDIVCITGIDDLSISDTICDPSNVEALPALTVDEPTVSMTFQVNDSPFAGRDGKYVTSRNIKDRLDQELIHNVALRVEQGESAEKFKVSGRGELHLSVLIESMRREGYELAVGRPEVIIREIDGVKQEPYEEVIIDCEEQHQGSVMEELGYRKGELTNMNPDGKGRVRLDFMIPSRGLIGFRSQFLTMTSGTGILTSRFDHYGPLKEGAGVERRNGVLVSMVDGKALAYALYTLQDRGKLIIDHGTEVYEGMLIGINNRSDDMVVNPTKGKKLDNMRASGNDENIVLTPPIRFTLEQAIEFLDSDELVEVTPGFIRIRKKYLKETDRKRNKK; the protein is encoded by the coding sequence ATGTCCGATACGCTTACTTCCGGCAATATCGAGAAGCTGAGAAATATTGCCATCATTGCTCACGTTGACCACGGCAAGACCACACTGGTCGACAAGCTGCTGGCACAATCCGGCACCCTGGACCGCAAGGCGGAAAACCAGGAACGCATCATGGACTCCAACGACCAGGAAAAGGAACGCGGGATTACCATCCTGGCCAAGAACACGGCCATTACTTGGCACGACTACCACATCAACATCGTCGACACCCCCGGGCACGCCGACTTTGGTGGTGAAGTCGAGCGCGTGATGTCGATGGTGGATTCCGTGCTGCTGCTGGTCGATGCCGTTGATGGCCCGATGCCGCAGACTCGCTTCGTGACCCAGAAGGCATTTGCCCAGGGCCTCAAGCCGATCGTCGTGGTCAACAAGATCGACCGTCCGGGCGCACGCCCTGACTGGGTCATCGATCAGATCTTCGATCTTTTCGACAACCTGGGCGCCACCGACGAGCAGCTCGACTTCCCGATCATCTACTGCTCGGCGCTCAACGGTATCGCCGGCATGGACCCGGAAGATCTGTCCGAAAACATGGACCCGATGTTCCAGGCCATCGTCGACATCGTTGAGCCGCCGACCGTTGAACTCGACGGTCCGTTCCAGATGCAGATTTCGGCACTGGACTACAACAGCTACGTGGGTGTTATCGGTCTGGGTCGCGTCAAGCGCGGCCGTGTCCGTCCCAACCAGCAGGTCAGCGTCATTTCCCGTCACGGCGTCACCCGCAAGGGCAAGATCGGTCAGGTCATGACCCACCTGGGTCTTGAACGTGTTCAGGCCGATGAAGTCAGCGCCGGTGACATCGTCTGCATTACCGGTATCGATGATCTGTCCATCTCTGACACGATCTGTGATCCGTCCAATGTCGAAGCGCTGCCGGCACTGACCGTTGATGAGCCGACCGTTTCGATGACCTTCCAGGTCAACGATTCACCGTTCGCCGGTCGTGACGGCAAGTACGTCACCAGCCGTAACATCAAGGACCGCCTGGATCAGGAACTGATCCACAACGTGGCCCTGCGTGTTGAACAGGGGGAGTCGGCCGAGAAGTTCAAGGTCTCCGGTCGTGGCGAACTTCACCTGTCAGTGCTGATCGAATCCATGCGTCGTGAAGGCTACGAACTGGCCGTAGGCCGTCCGGAAGTCATCATCCGCGAGATCGATGGCGTGAAGCAGGAACCCTACGAAGAGGTCATCATCGACTGTGAAGAGCAGCATCAGGGCTCTGTCATGGAAGAGCTGGGCTATCGCAAGGGCGAGCTGACCAACATGAACCCGGATGGCAAGGGTCGTGTGCGTCTGGACTTCATGATTCCCTCGCGTGGTCTGATCGGCTTCCGTTCGCAGTTTTTGACCATGACTTCCGGCACCGGCATCCTGACCAGCCGCTTTGATCACTACGGTCCGCTCAAGGAAGGCGCAGGCGTTGAGCGTCGTAACGGTGTACTGGTCTCGATGGTTGATGGCAAGGCACTGGCTTATGCCCTCTACACCCTCCAGGACCGCGGTAAGCTGATCATCGACCACGGCACCGAAGTCTATGAAGGCATGCTGATCGGTATCAATAACCGTTCCGACGACATGGTGGTCAACCCGACCAAGGGCAAGAAGCTCGATAACATGCGTGCCTCGGGTAACGATGAAAACATCGTGCTGACGCCGCCGATCCGCTTCACGCTGGAGCAGGCCATCGAGTTTCTGGACAGCGATGAACTGGTGGAAGTGACCCCCGGCTTCATCCGCATCCGCAAGAAGTACCTCAAGGAAACCGATCGCAAGCGCAACAAGAAGTAA